Genomic DNA from Corylus avellana chromosome ca4, CavTom2PMs-1.0:
ATgaggttttttaaaattaccaaccATTGATGAACTAATCGGATTAACCAACTAAAGTTCGCTTAGAACCATAGTGCCTTGCCTAATAAGCTAACTCCCCCAATATCAAAATATGGTACCATAATGATTAATGTCTCTATGTGTACATGACAAACTGATTCCATAAAAGCAGAAAATTTACTATTCATTTGCAGCATACTGTATACACAACAAACCGATTCCATAAGAATAGAAATTAATGCTTAATTCATTTGCAGCTGCATACCAAAATACTCTCAGTGGACAAGCTCTCAAGAACAGCCTTCCCACCAAAGAACCCACGACCAAGAGGGCTGTAAGCAACTATTCCAATACCAAGCTCTCTGAGATTAACAATAACATTTAATGATGCTGTGAAAATATCATGATGTTCTATTCTTTTCAAGCTCTCTGATTCATAACCAATTCAAAGAACATGAAGACAAAGTTTTCAGCTATTTTAAATTATCAATGATTGGCTTTGAAATGCAAACATCAGAGCTAGATATCAAATAAACCTGCAAAGTGGGATTATCTCGTCTTCGATTTCACGGGTCCATAGAGAATACTCCATTTGTAAGGCAGTGATGGGATGAACTGCATGAGCTCTTCTTATTGTGTCTACACTAGCTTCTGATAGCCCAATGTATTTGATCTTTCCTTCCTCCACCAGCTTCTTGAGCTCCTCCATCTACCTTGCCAAAGTTATAAATCAAGCAAAGATTATGGCAGTGCAGTAGATTGAAATATCTGAAAAGTTTGGTATAAATTTAAAAGGACAATATCTCATGATACTCACAGTATCCTCTATTGGCACTGAAATGTCCACACGGTGCTGATAGTACAGATCAATATAGTCCACATCGAGATACTTAAGACTAGCTTCACAGCATTTCCGTATATACTCAGGGGTACCCTTGACACCCCATTGACCCTCCCCTGAAATGGTCATACCGAATTTTGTAGCTAATTGAATTTGTTCTCGAGGAAGCTGCTTCAGAGCCTAAAAAAGACGAGATAATTAACTTTGTCCATTAATATCAGAATGTAGATGTTCCTAAGGTTATTTTGTCCATTGGATGCAAATCTCAACTAAACAAACATATACATACAATCAACATTTCAAAAGTTTTAGAGAGTAAAAGTACCTTTCCAATCATGATCTCGTTATCGTGATCATGTCCGTAAAAATCTGCTGTATCAAAGAAGGTTATACCCCTACAAAAAGCTTCCTTTATAACGGAGCATCCAGCTTCATGCGACAAAGGAGCATTAAGTATTCCGGAAAGTCCCCCGCATCCAAAGCCCAATCTAGAAACCTGCAGCCAGAAAAATGAAGCAGTTTCATGCAAGTAAAACTAATTAATGAAGGAAGTCAGCAACCCAATGATTTGGGTCTCCATGTAGTCCCCAAGGTGTGTTTGATTCAACAATACCATTGCTGGATTCTCTGCTTCTTAAAGATGAAGATGCTATTATGAAGCTCATATAATCAAAAAAAACTATTACGATGTAAATCTGCATAAATGTTCCCTGTCAAAATTCATGCTCAACAAAATCTTAATTCCTGGTCAGACTTACAAACTTGTAATACCAATAAGCTACTTTTTCAGATAATgtattcaataaaaataaaataaaaaatcattttgccCAATGCATTCTGTCTGGACAGTAGAGTTACCAACACTAACTGAGTCCTCCTTGATCAAAGTTTGGGTCTATTGACTAATTGGGCAAAACGCCTTACAAAGACCATTCTTGGTTTACCGCCCAGTAATCAACATACATCTTTAAGgctattctttcctttctctttggaAAGAAATTCAGCTCTTAGCTCAAGACTTAATTGgacatgaaattaaaaaaaattaaaaaaatcaaaattttataaatgctTGACCCTTCTAGCTTCTGGAAAACCAGTTAAAGGATGAACTTGATCAAAGAAGGTCAGGAAGGACAACAAGATGGAAAAAGAAGACATGATTTCCTATGTCTAAGGACCAAAATTTGGATTTCTGTAGCGGACCTCAAGGAACTGGAATTTTAAAGCTGAAGTAGGACTACAAATCTACAATTGCAGATGGTTCACATATCCTACTTTTCTGGTGTATATATCCTAACGCCAcaaactcaaaactcaaaagcaaTTCTTATAAACCAATCCATCTACAATTGATAATCCAAATGGGTGGAAGAGAAGACGAATCTTACCTCCAGCCCCTCACTTCCAAGTCTCACTCTTGGAATTTGGATATGGGGCTTCTTCTCCATTCTCAAGATACCACAGCTAAGTTGAAAGCTTCAACTTTTCACAATACTGTTGACTTCACATACGTTCTTATGCTCCCACCCCCACCCACTTGATAGTAACCACCCACCCAGCCGCGAAACCAGAAGTTTGAGCAAGGgggacgaaaaaaaaaaaaaaaaaactaattttgaaGGGTCTatctcataaaaaatatatataatccccAATTCCCAATTTTGTGCTAAATTTGCCTACGAAATAAATTTGGTtcataacaaaaagataaaatataaaggttttttttattattattataaaacttttaaggcatgaaaaaaaagtttttcccCTCTTAActaacaattttattattattaatagaaaaataaaataaacaagaaggCTGGAGAAGCCCTTTAAGTTACTATTTTTTAGAGTCTTTTGAAACTGCACGtcttattcaaatataataagCAAAAGACAACTACTTTTCACACTACATAAGAAGTGCAGCCTTGTCCCTAGTGGATAAATCTAATATAATAAGCAAAGAAGTGCAGCCCTGTTCCTAAtataataagcaaaaaaaagaCCTTCAGGGGACGAAATAGTAATTTggagaaacaaaaaattaaatataa
This window encodes:
- the LOC132177723 gene encoding perakine reductase-like, translated to MEKKPHIQIPRVRLGSEGLEVSRLGFGCGGLSGILNAPLSHEAGCSVIKEAFCRGITFFDTADFYGHDHDNEIMIGKALKQLPREQIQLATKFGMTISGEGQWGVKGTPEYIRKCCEASLKYLDVDYIDLYYQHRVDISVPIEDTMEELKKLVEEGKIKYIGLSEASVDTIRRAHAVHPITALQMEYSLWTREIEDEIIPLCRELGIGIVAYSPLGRGFFGGKAVLESLSTESILPMFPRFTGENLEKNKSLYNKLANLASKHACTTPQLALAWLVHQGDDIIPIPGTTKVHNLDNNIGSLALKLTQEDLKEICDAVPINEVAGEREMALLAQYSWKVANTPSK